A window of Fusobacterium perfoetens genomic DNA:
ATGAAATCCTTGGTTTTTCATCAGCTAGTACAGCTTCTCTTTCAATTATAGATGCTAGCACCAGTTTTTTATAAAAATCATCTTTATTTGGATAATTTTTTGGTGGAAATTTCTCTGTAAACTCTCTTAAGAATATTTTTGCTATTGTTTTTTCATCTGCATTTTCTGGAATATAATAAGTATCTGGATAAAAATATCCTTCAAAGTTTCCATCTGGAGTTGGATAAGGGAAATCTATTTCTTTTAAGCTATTCATAAATCTATCTCCACTTATTCCTCTTTCTTTTTCTAACTTTGCCACAACTTCTTTTACAGTTAATCCCTCTTGAATAGTAAATCTAAATAGTTTATCTCTCCCCTCTTCAAGAAGGTTTACAAGAGTTTTCACAGAATAATCACCATCTAAAAGATAGTAACCAGCTTTTATATTTCTGCCACCATTTTTAAGTTTTAAATACCCCTTAAAATAATTCTTTTTTTCTGGGTATAATTCAGTAAGAATTGGAAGTATCCTATCTCCTGACTTTATCTCTAATACTTGTTGATAATGTTTTTTTTCATTTAATTGATACTCTATAAAAGTAAATCCTACTACAAAAAAAATAGCACCAGCTGTTAAAATTACAGTTGGAAATTTAAAAAGTTTTTTGGTTAAATTTTTATAATCAATCTCTTTTAAATAATCTATCTTTTCTCCAAAAAATTCTTTTACGTCTATCTCTTTTATTTTTTTCAAGTCAATATTTTTTATTTTTTCATATTG
This region includes:
- the mltG gene encoding endolytic transglycosylase MltG → MLTAGAIFFVVGFTFIEYQLNEKKHYQQVLEIKSGDRILPILTELYPEKKNYFKGYLKLKNGGRNIKAGYYLLDGDYSVKTLVNLLEEGRDKLFRFTIQEGLTVKEVVAKLEKERGISGDRFMNSLKEIDFPYPTPDGNFEGYFYPDTYYIPENADEKTIAKIFLREFTEKFPPKNYPNKDDFYKKLVLASIIEREAVLADEKPRISSVFHNRLKIDMPLASDATVNYLYNYEKRRMYYKDLEIESPYNTYKNKGLPPGPIGNPDKKSIDAAFNPEETEYYFFVACGGGAHHFTKTYQEHLSFQRENLMNGAKK